A portion of the Sandaracinobacteroides saxicola genome contains these proteins:
- a CDS encoding ferritin-like domain-containing protein, translated as MTSLAAVAAGVLATGDAAATAHAARALAAAWRAGTLTLAGTAPLPDSPARPARPAMLPASRMPRRGRAGSPRARFAMLHALAHIELNAIDLAADMLGRFAPPMPPAFADDWVLVLDEEAQHFNLLHRWLQTSGGDYGDLPAHDGLWQAAHDTRHDLAARLAIVPQVLEARGLDVTPAMIARFAAVGDERVVSILTRILADEIGHVAIGNRWFRFVCDRAKTPPQAAFHALVQRHFRGMVKPPFNDSARLQAGLTPGWYLPLGSPAA; from the coding sequence ATGACCAGCCTCGCCGCCGTGGCCGCCGGGGTGCTCGCCACCGGCGATGCGGCGGCCACGGCGCATGCCGCCCGGGCGCTCGCGGCGGCCTGGCGGGCGGGTACCCTCACCCTCGCGGGCACGGCGCCGCTCCCCGATTCGCCGGCCCGGCCGGCGCGACCGGCAATGCTCCCCGCCAGCCGCATGCCGCGCCGGGGCCGCGCCGGCAGCCCCCGCGCCCGATTCGCCATGCTGCACGCGCTCGCCCATATCGAACTCAACGCCATCGACCTCGCCGCCGACATGCTCGGCCGATTCGCGCCCCCAATGCCACCCGCCTTCGCCGACGACTGGGTGCTGGTGCTCGACGAGGAAGCCCAGCATTTCAACCTCTTGCACCGCTGGCTTCAAACCAGCGGCGGCGACTATGGCGACCTCCCCGCCCATGACGGCCTGTGGCAGGCGGCGCACGACACCCGCCACGACCTCGCCGCCCGCCTGGCCATCGTGCCCCAGGTGCTCGAAGCCCGCGGCCTCGACGTCACACCCGCCATGATCGCCCGATTCGCGGCCGTCGGAGATGAGCGCGTCGTCTCGATCCTAACCCGCATTCTGGCCGATGAAATCGGCCATGTCGCCATCGGCAACCGCTGGTTCCGATTCGTCTGTGACCGTGCCAAAACCCCGCCACAGGCCGCTTTCCATGCCCTCGTCCAGCGACACTTTCGCGGCATGGTTAAGCCCCCGTTCAACGATTCAGCGCGGCTTCAGGCCGGTCTGACGCCGGGCTGGTATCTTCCGCTTGGCAGCCCCGCCGCATGA
- a CDS encoding bifunctional [glutamine synthetase] adenylyltransferase/[glutamine synthetase]-adenylyl-L-tyrosine phosphorylase, which yields MSLPDAIHRANSHSPFLRGLIRRETALLDTLTTDGPEAALTTALARLDPAHPLPSVRHARAGVALTVALADLAGLWPLETVTAALTRFADSALDAAITAAFAERDSSPAGLAALALGKMGSHELNYSSDIDLIFIHDPDTLPRRPTEEPGEAAVRLVRRIAAILSERTADGYALRVDLRLRPDPDSTPASLALNAALHYYQSQALAWERLAFIRARAAAGDTALGRAFLTDIEPFVWRRTLDFSAIADIRDVSHRIRDHYSEGQKPGPGYDLKRGRGGIREIEFFAQIHQLIFGGRDDSLRAPATLDALPALAAAGRITSDDATTLADAYRRLRTLEHRLQMLDDAQTHSIPRLAAARAAVAGLAGAPHWRALESALLPLTRTVSRAYDRLVAEDGDRKPRLPHDSDALDRWLAKARLADPPLVRSLLAGWRAGRPRALRAPEARRSFEILLPTLLPAVARGKQGRAGLLRLDSFIRALPSGVQFWGLLSAHPPLVTLLARLLTATPLLADALARDPGLIDTLLDPPPPLPGPAEAQAELALATRNLDGEALLDRVRRWAAERRFLLGVRLLDAAIDPLDAAATLAAIADAAVLRLADAASARFAARHGRCAGCHLVILALGRWGGQALTAQSDLDLVLLFSGDFRRESDGPAPLSATAWFNRLGQRLIADLSVATAAGRLFDIDTRLRPSGAQGLLAVSLDSFAAYQSAEAESWEHMALTRARPLGADAAAVAAAQAMIDTIVAQPRDPATLPREAMAMRREIARHKPAAGPWDLKLMRGGLVDLEFIVQTRALLRGAPIPPQLDRAIAAVAPELADAHGVLMRLLVLLRLVMPAGDGAAPSAATGLLLARALGLPGFAAVKSALTLARQQVLAAWATTFQSGETA from the coding sequence GTGAGCCTGCCCGACGCGATTCACCGCGCCAACAGCCACTCGCCCTTCCTGCGCGGCCTCATCCGCCGCGAAACCGCCCTCCTCGACACGCTGACGACCGACGGCCCCGAGGCCGCCCTCACCACCGCCCTCGCCCGCCTCGACCCCGCCCATCCCCTGCCGTCCGTCCGCCACGCCCGTGCCGGCGTCGCGCTTACCGTCGCCCTGGCCGACCTCGCCGGCCTCTGGCCGCTCGAAACCGTCACCGCTGCCCTCACCCGCTTCGCCGACAGCGCACTCGACGCCGCCATCACCGCCGCCTTCGCGGAGCGTGATTCGTCCCCCGCCGGCCTCGCCGCGCTCGCCCTCGGCAAGATGGGCAGCCACGAGCTCAACTACAGCAGCGACATCGACCTAATCTTCATCCACGATCCCGACACCCTGCCCCGCCGCCCCACCGAAGAACCGGGCGAAGCCGCGGTCCGCCTCGTCCGCCGCATCGCCGCCATCCTCTCCGAACGCACCGCCGACGGCTATGCCCTGCGCGTCGACCTCCGCCTCCGCCCCGATCCCGACAGCACGCCCGCCAGCCTCGCGCTCAACGCCGCCCTGCATTATTATCAATCCCAGGCCCTCGCCTGGGAACGCCTCGCCTTCATCCGCGCCCGCGCCGCCGCCGGCGACACCGCGCTCGGCCGTGCCTTCCTCACCGACATCGAGCCCTTCGTCTGGCGCCGCACCCTGGATTTCAGCGCCATCGCCGACATCCGCGATGTCAGCCACCGCATCCGCGACCATTACAGCGAGGGCCAAAAACCCGGCCCCGGCTATGACCTGAAACGCGGCCGCGGCGGCATCCGCGAAATCGAGTTCTTCGCCCAGATTCACCAGCTGATCTTCGGCGGGCGGGACGACAGCCTGCGCGCCCCCGCCACGCTCGATGCCCTCCCCGCCCTCGCCGCCGCCGGCCGCATCACCTCCGATGACGCCACCACGCTGGCCGACGCCTATCGCCGCCTGCGCACCCTCGAACACCGGCTCCAGATGCTCGACGACGCCCAGACCCACAGCATCCCGCGCCTCGCCGCCGCGCGCGCCGCCGTCGCCGGGCTGGCCGGCGCCCCCCATTGGCGTGCCCTCGAATCGGCCCTGCTGCCACTGACCCGCACCGTCTCCCGCGCTTACGACCGCCTCGTTGCCGAGGACGGCGACCGCAAACCCCGCCTGCCGCACGACAGCGACGCCCTCGACCGCTGGCTCGCCAAAGCCCGCCTTGCCGACCCGCCGCTGGTGCGCAGCCTGCTGGCGGGCTGGCGCGCCGGCCGGCCGCGCGCGCTCCGCGCGCCAGAGGCGCGCCGCAGCTTCGAAATCCTGCTCCCCACCCTGCTGCCCGCGGTCGCGCGCGGCAAGCAGGGGCGCGCCGGCCTGCTCCGCCTCGACAGCTTCATCCGGGCGCTGCCCTCGGGCGTGCAGTTCTGGGGCCTGCTCTCCGCCCACCCGCCGCTCGTCACCCTGCTCGCCCGCCTGCTGACCGCCACGCCGCTGCTCGCCGACGCCCTCGCGCGTGATCCCGGCCTGATCGACACGCTCCTGGACCCGCCGCCGCCGCTGCCCGGCCCCGCCGAGGCACAGGCCGAACTCGCGCTCGCCACCCGCAACCTCGATGGCGAGGCCCTGCTCGACCGCGTCCGCCGCTGGGCCGCCGAACGCCGCTTCCTGCTCGGCGTCCGCCTGCTGGACGCCGCCATCGACCCGCTCGACGCCGCCGCCACCCTCGCCGCCATCGCCGACGCCGCGGTGCTGCGCCTGGCAGACGCCGCCAGCGCGCGCTTTGCCGCGCGGCACGGCCGCTGCGCGGGCTGCCATCTGGTCATCCTCGCGCTCGGCCGCTGGGGCGGCCAGGCACTTACCGCCCAGTCAGACCTCGACCTTGTGCTGCTGTTCAGCGGCGATTTCCGCCGCGAATCCGATGGCCCCGCACCCCTCTCCGCGACCGCCTGGTTCAACCGCCTCGGCCAGCGCCTGATCGCCGACCTCAGCGTTGCCACCGCCGCCGGCCGCCTGTTCGACATCGACACCCGCCTTCGCCCGTCGGGCGCGCAGGGCCTGCTCGCCGTCAGCCTCGACAGTTTCGCCGCCTACCAGTCCGCCGAGGCCGAAAGCTGGGAGCATATGGCCCTCACCCGCGCCCGGCCCCTCGGCGCCGACGCCGCCGCCGTCGCCGCGGCCCAGGCGATGATCGACACCATCGTCGCCCAGCCGCGCGATCCCGCCACCCTGCCGCGCGAGGCGATGGCGATGCGCCGCGAGATCGCCAGGCACAAACCCGCCGCCGGCCCGTGGGACCTGAAACTGATGCGCGGCGGTCTCGTCGACCTGGAGTTCATTGTCCAGACCCGCGCCCTGCTGCGTGGCGCGCCCATCCCGCCGCAGCTCGACCGCGCCATCGCCGCCGTCGCCCCCGAACTCGCCGACGCGCATGGCGTGCTGATGCGCCTCCTCGTCCTGCTGCGGCTCGTCATGCCCGCGGGCGACGGCGCCGCACCCTCCGCCGCCACCGGGCTGCTGCTGGCCCGCGCCCTCGGCCTCCCTGGTTTCGCCGCGGTGAAATCGGCGTTGACTCTCGCCCGGCAGCAGGTCCTTGCCGCATGGGCCACCACCTTCCAGTCAGGAGAGACCGCATGA
- a CDS encoding peroxiredoxin, with amino-acid sequence MILAVGDPAPAFTLAGPSGPITSADFAGRKLVLYFYPKDDTPGCTTEAVAFTALAGDFAAADTAILGVSKDSVTSHGKFATKHKLTITLGADEGEVTEAFGAWVAKSMYGKTYMGIERCTFLIGRDGRIAQIWRKVKVPGHADAVLAAARALP; translated from the coding sequence ATGATCCTCGCCGTCGGAGACCCCGCCCCCGCCTTCACCCTCGCCGGCCCTTCGGGACCGATCACCAGCGCCGATTTCGCCGGCCGCAAGCTGGTGCTCTATTTCTACCCCAAGGACGACACCCCCGGCTGCACCACCGAGGCCGTCGCCTTCACCGCGCTCGCGGGCGACTTCGCCGCCGCCGACACCGCCATCCTCGGCGTCTCCAAGGACAGCGTCACCAGCCACGGCAAGTTCGCCACCAAGCACAAGCTCACCATCACCCTCGGCGCCGACGAGGGCGAAGTGACCGAAGCCTTCGGCGCCTGGGTGGCGAAATCCATGTATGGCAAGACCTACATGGGCATCGAACGCTGCACCTTCCTGATCGGCCGCGATGGCCGCATCGCCCAGATCTGGCGCAAGGTGAAGGTGCCCGGCCACGCCGACGCCGTCCTGGCCGCCGCCCGCGCGCTGCCATGA
- a CDS encoding exodeoxyribonuclease III: protein MRIATYNVNGIGARLPRLLDYLGHSGNDIVVLQEIKCQTDNVPVAALNDAGWQVAAHGQKGFNGVAILARTAITPTQTGLPGDDGDEQARYLEAEVAGIRLGCLYLPNGNPQPGPKFDYKLAWMERLNAHAAQLLALETPTVLLGDYNVIPTDATIDIARPAMMANDALTQPQSRAAFRRLLAQGWTDAIRTRHPHSPCYTYWDYQAGAWQKNWGFRIDHLLLSPAAADRLADAGVDADTRGEDKASDHAPAWVQLRAAT from the coding sequence GTGAGGATCGCCACCTACAACGTCAACGGCATCGGCGCCCGCCTGCCCCGCCTGCTCGACTATCTCGGCCACAGCGGCAACGACATCGTCGTCCTCCAGGAAATCAAGTGCCAGACCGACAATGTCCCTGTCGCGGCGCTGAATGACGCCGGCTGGCAGGTCGCCGCGCACGGTCAAAAGGGCTTCAACGGCGTCGCCATCCTCGCCCGCACCGCCATCACGCCCACGCAAACCGGCCTGCCCGGAGACGACGGCGACGAACAGGCCCGCTACCTCGAAGCCGAGGTCGCCGGCATCCGCCTCGGCTGCCTCTACCTCCCCAACGGCAACCCGCAGCCCGGCCCCAAGTTCGACTACAAGCTGGCCTGGATGGAACGCCTCAACGCCCACGCCGCGCAGCTGCTCGCGCTCGAAACCCCCACCGTCCTGCTCGGCGACTATAACGTCATCCCCACGGATGCGACGATCGACATCGCCCGCCCCGCCATGATGGCGAACGACGCGCTGACCCAGCCGCAAAGCCGCGCCGCCTTCCGCCGCCTGCTCGCCCAGGGCTGGACCGACGCGATCCGCACCCGTCACCCGCACAGCCCCTGCTACACCTATTGGGACTATCAGGCCGGCGCCTGGCAGAAGAATTGGGGCTTCCGCATCGACCACCTGCTGCTGTCGCCCGCTGCCGCGGACCGCCTGGCGGACGCCGGCGTCGATGCCGACACCCGCGGCGAGGACAAGGCCAGCGACCACGCCCCCGCCTGGGTGCAGCTTCGCGCCGCTACTTGA
- a CDS encoding M23 family metallopeptidase — MPNRGAWKRADEWLSRILPERRIILHSASKTRDIRVGSGTQAMAMTMTALVAGWMSLSTATMVAPSPKDAELAAMQAQIAAMKADTAALQGTVATTAERIEARQQFLAGLLTGKTRPDALANMLPRLGRGKTAIDPSQAGVLKPFAELEAAQLAFVDKAAATAETRLRDAEALLARLGLNADRFVAQSSFAARGRLGMGGPYVPATGGADPRFADLFVNWQRVSQLEDAMTALPSFMPVASFSYTSGFGFRYDPFHGGAANHQGVDMAGAHGEPIRASAGGTVVRAGWFGAYGNTIDIDHGRGIMTRYAHLSRIRAQVGDRVNVGETIGAMGSTGRSTGTHLHFEVHVDGRQVNPRPFLDATGFVLAMQQSRVGPQLADAQ, encoded by the coding sequence ATGCCAAACCGGGGTGCCTGGAAACGGGCCGACGAATGGTTGTCCCGCATCCTGCCCGAACGGCGGATCATCCTGCACAGCGCCAGCAAAACCCGCGACATAAGGGTCGGATCGGGTACGCAAGCAATGGCAATGACGATGACTGCATTGGTGGCCGGGTGGATGAGCCTCTCGACCGCCACCATGGTGGCTCCCAGTCCCAAGGATGCCGAACTGGCCGCCATGCAGGCGCAGATCGCCGCCATGAAGGCCGACACCGCCGCGCTCCAGGGCACCGTCGCCACCACCGCCGAACGGATCGAGGCGCGCCAGCAATTCCTCGCCGGCCTCCTCACCGGCAAGACCCGCCCCGATGCACTCGCCAACATGCTGCCCCGCCTGGGTCGCGGCAAGACCGCCATCGATCCCTCCCAAGCCGGCGTGCTGAAACCCTTCGCCGAACTCGAAGCCGCGCAGCTCGCCTTCGTCGACAAGGCCGCCGCCACCGCCGAAACCCGCCTGCGCGATGCCGAAGCGCTGCTCGCCCGCCTCGGCCTCAACGCCGACCGGTTCGTCGCGCAATCCAGCTTCGCCGCCCGCGGCCGCCTCGGCATGGGCGGGCCCTATGTCCCCGCCACCGGCGGCGCCGACCCGCGCTTTGCCGACCTGTTCGTCAACTGGCAGCGCGTCTCGCAGCTCGAAGACGCGATGACCGCGCTGCCCTCCTTCATGCCGGTCGCCTCCTTCAGCTACACCAGCGGCTTCGGCTTCCGCTACGACCCCTTCCATGGCGGCGCCGCCAACCACCAGGGCGTGGACATGGCCGGCGCGCACGGCGAACCGATCCGCGCCAGCGCCGGCGGCACCGTGGTCCGCGCCGGCTGGTTCGGCGCCTATGGCAACACCATCGACATCGACCACGGCCGCGGCATCATGACCCGCTATGCCCACCTGTCGCGCATCCGCGCCCAGGTCGGGGACCGCGTCAATGTCGGCGAGACCATCGGCGCCATGGGCTCCACCGGCCGCTCCACCGGCACCCACCTGCATTTCGAGGTTCATGTCGATGGCCGCCAGGTCAACCCGCGGCCCTTCCTCGACGCCACCGGCTTCGTCCTCGCCATGCAGCAGAGCCGCGTCGGCCCGCAGCTTGCCGACGCGCAGTAA
- a CDS encoding N-acetyltransferase codes for MTVSIRPVLSGADRKAFVDLAWRIYGDDPAWVPPLKSEVHGLIAERGSNPWFEHGEAAFWLAERDGVPVGRVSAQVDRLVQERRPGLGQWGFFDYVDDPSVGAALIATAEAWLRGKGMTIAQGPLSLGIWDEPGLLVSGFDTRPTVMMGHHRAWFERDVLAAGYRGVRDLHAWELDISKPFPPLVQRIVAAGEKGGRIRIREIDKARFAQEAALVLSILNEAWSENWGFVPLTDAEVAYVGKKLKPIVFADLVRIAEYDGEPVAFMITLPDVNELTADLDGRLFPFGWAKLLWRLRKPKVSRMRVPLMGVRTHLQGTRAASMMAFMMIEYIRRASVANYGATRGEIGWILEDNEPMRSIAKAIDSEISRTYRIFEKPL; via the coding sequence GTGACGGTTTCCATCCGCCCCGTCCTGAGCGGGGCAGACCGCAAGGCGTTCGTCGATCTGGCGTGGCGCATCTATGGCGATGATCCGGCCTGGGTGCCGCCGCTGAAGTCCGAGGTGCACGGGCTGATTGCCGAAAGGGGATCCAACCCCTGGTTCGAACATGGCGAGGCGGCCTTCTGGCTGGCGGAGCGTGACGGGGTGCCGGTGGGACGGGTGTCGGCACAGGTGGACCGGCTGGTGCAGGAGCGGCGGCCGGGGCTGGGGCAATGGGGGTTCTTCGACTATGTCGATGATCCATCGGTGGGCGCCGCGCTGATCGCGACGGCCGAGGCGTGGCTGCGCGGCAAGGGGATGACCATCGCGCAGGGGCCCTTGTCCTTGGGCATCTGGGACGAGCCGGGGCTGCTGGTCAGCGGCTTTGACACCAGGCCGACGGTGATGATGGGGCACCACCGCGCCTGGTTCGAGCGCGACGTGCTGGCGGCGGGCTATCGGGGCGTGAGGGACCTGCACGCCTGGGAGCTGGACATCAGCAAGCCCTTTCCGCCGCTGGTGCAGCGCATCGTGGCGGCGGGGGAGAAGGGCGGACGCATCCGCATCCGCGAGATCGACAAGGCGCGCTTTGCGCAGGAGGCGGCGCTGGTGCTGTCGATCCTGAACGAGGCCTGGTCGGAGAATTGGGGGTTCGTGCCGCTGACCGACGCCGAGGTGGCCTATGTCGGCAAGAAGCTGAAGCCGATCGTGTTCGCCGACCTGGTGCGCATCGCCGAATATGACGGCGAGCCGGTGGCCTTCATGATCACGCTGCCCGATGTCAACGAGCTGACGGCGGACCTGGATGGCCGGCTGTTTCCGTTCGGCTGGGCGAAGCTGTTGTGGCGGTTGCGCAAACCGAAGGTCAGCCGCATGCGCGTGCCGCTGATGGGGGTGCGGACGCATTTGCAGGGGACGCGCGCGGCGTCGATGATGGCGTTCATGATGATCGAGTATATCCGGCGGGCGTCGGTGGCGAATTATGGCGCGACGCGGGGGGAAATCGGCTGGATCCTGGAGGACAATGAGCCGATGCGCAGCATCGCCAAGGCGATCGACAGCGAGATCAGCCGCACCTACCGGATTTTCGAAAAGCCGCTCTGA
- a CDS encoding metal-dependent hydrolase family protein: MRFLSGLMALCLTLLAAVPAAAEALLLRNVRVLDVVAGRLGPATDVSVRDGVIQRIAPGQAADGARVIDGRGGTLMPGLIDVHVHMMFNAFGPADLGRDDLTPDRIAAAAGAQARAMLLRGFTAVRDVGGPVWPLKAAIDAGKVPGPRIWPSGNMISQTSGHADLRARDEPSRRFSGKLSRVEKFDIGIIADGRDEVLTAVRENLRMGASQIKISAGGGTSSEYDPLDVTQYTLDEMKAAVEAADDWNTYVTVHAYTPKSVRRAIEAGVKCIEHGQLLDEATLKLMAEKGIWLSGQNLVATTEAMDAGRREKRRPVIEGQDRVWPMAKRLGVKLAWGTDFLFEPDLNAQQNAYILRLKPWFTPAEILKLVTHDNAQLLALSGPRTPYPGRLGVVEQGALADLILVDGNPLANIDLLAAPATKFSMIIKGGEVVQSLIK, from the coding sequence ATGCGGTTTCTGTCTGGATTGATGGCGCTGTGCCTGACGCTGCTGGCGGCAGTGCCGGCGGCGGCGGAGGCGCTGCTGTTGCGCAACGTGCGGGTGCTGGACGTGGTGGCCGGGCGGCTGGGGCCGGCGACCGATGTCAGCGTGCGCGACGGGGTGATCCAGCGCATCGCGCCCGGGCAGGCGGCGGACGGCGCCCGGGTGATCGATGGCCGTGGCGGCACGCTGATGCCGGGCCTGATCGATGTGCATGTGCACATGATGTTCAACGCCTTCGGGCCGGCGGACCTGGGGCGGGACGACCTGACGCCGGACAGGATCGCCGCCGCCGCGGGGGCGCAGGCGCGGGCGATGCTGTTGCGGGGGTTCACCGCGGTGCGCGATGTCGGCGGGCCGGTGTGGCCGTTGAAGGCCGCGATCGACGCGGGGAAGGTGCCGGGGCCGCGCATCTGGCCATCGGGCAACATGATCAGCCAGACCAGTGGCCATGCCGACCTCAGGGCGCGCGACGAGCCGTCGCGGCGGTTCAGCGGCAAGCTGAGCCGGGTGGAGAAATTCGACATCGGGATCATCGCCGACGGGCGTGACGAGGTGCTGACGGCGGTGCGCGAGAATCTGCGGATGGGCGCCAGCCAGATCAAGATCAGCGCGGGTGGCGGGACCTCATCCGAATATGATCCGCTGGATGTGACGCAATATACGCTGGATGAGATGAAGGCGGCGGTCGAGGCGGCGGACGATTGGAACACTTATGTGACAGTGCACGCCTATACGCCGAAATCGGTGCGGCGGGCCATCGAGGCGGGGGTGAAGTGCATCGAGCATGGCCAGCTGCTGGACGAGGCGACGCTGAAGCTGATGGCCGAGAAGGGCATCTGGCTGTCGGGGCAGAATCTGGTCGCGACCACCGAGGCGATGGACGCGGGGCGGCGCGAGAAGCGGCGGCCGGTGATCGAGGGGCAGGACCGGGTGTGGCCGATGGCGAAGCGGCTGGGGGTGAAGCTGGCCTGGGGCACGGATTTCCTGTTCGAGCCGGACCTGAACGCGCAGCAGAATGCCTATATCCTGAGGCTGAAACCCTGGTTCACGCCGGCGGAGATCCTGAAGCTGGTGACGCATGACAATGCCCAGCTGCTGGCGCTGTCGGGGCCGCGCACGCCCTATCCGGGCAGGCTGGGCGTGGTGGAGCAGGGGGCGCTTGCCGACCTGATCCTGGTGGACGGCAACCCGCTGGCGAACATCGACCTGCTGGCGGCGCCGGCGACGAAATTCTCGATGATCATCAAGGGCGGCGAGGTGGTTCAGAGCCTGATCAAGTAG
- a CDS encoding PhzF family phenazine biosynthesis protein: MPDFPFTTVDVFTTSRFAGNPLAVITDARGLDTAAMQAIAREFNYAESTFVFPPTDPANTAHVRIFTPEEEMPFAGHPNVGTGFVLARLGTLFGRPVPDRMIFEEAAGLVPVTIRREAGAITGATVRAPRPLALGTIVDPVRVAALAGLDPADILTTRHPPRFASVGAEFLIAEVGADALARARCNVAAFEAAEGNIGQSAGLLGLHLYARHTDHIEVRMFAPLAGVTEDPATGSAAAALGAWLNALDPAETRFTLHQGRHVRRPSLIEVEAGPNAVTVGGPCVPVMAGMLHL, encoded by the coding sequence ATGCCCGATTTTCCCTTCACCACCGTCGACGTCTTCACCACCAGCCGCTTCGCCGGCAACCCGCTCGCCGTCATCACCGATGCGCGCGGGCTGGACACGGCGGCGATGCAGGCCATCGCGCGTGAGTTCAACTACGCCGAATCGACCTTCGTCTTCCCGCCGACCGACCCCGCCAACACCGCCCATGTCCGCATCTTCACGCCCGAAGAGGAAATGCCCTTCGCCGGCCACCCCAATGTCGGCACCGGCTTTGTCCTCGCCCGCCTGGGCACGCTGTTCGGCCGCCCCGTCCCCGACCGCATGATCTTCGAGGAAGCCGCCGGCCTGGTTCCCGTCACCATCAGGCGCGAAGCCGGCGCCATCACCGGCGCCACCGTCCGCGCCCCCCGCCCGCTGGCATTGGGCACCATCGTCGATCCCGTCCGCGTCGCGGCGCTTGCCGGTCTCGACCCCGCCGACATCCTCACCACCCGCCACCCGCCCCGCTTCGCCTCGGTCGGCGCCGAGTTCCTGATCGCCGAAGTCGGCGCCGACGCGCTCGCCCGCGCCCGCTGCAACGTCGCCGCCTTCGAGGCCGCGGAGGGCAACATCGGCCAGTCCGCCGGCCTCCTCGGCCTGCACCTCTACGCCCGGCACACCGACCATATCGAGGTGCGCATGTTCGCCCCGCTCGCCGGCGTTACGGAGGATCCCGCCACCGGCAGCGCCGCCGCCGCACTCGGCGCCTGGCTGAACGCGCTGGACCCGGCCGAGACCCGCTTCACCCTCCACCAGGGCCGCCACGTCCGTCGTCCGTCGCTGATCGAGGTCGAGGCCGGCCCCAATGCCGTCACCGTCGGCGGCCCCTGCGTCCCCGTCATGGCGGGCATGCTGCACCTGTGA
- the erpA gene encoding iron-sulfur cluster insertion protein ErpA: MSIALSPAAAARVATIAARQGKTGLKLRLSVDGGGCAGFQYKFGLDDAATDDDTEVTTDGVGLLVDSVSLPFVEGATVDYVESLGGAAFQVKNPNAASNCGCGTSFSV, encoded by the coding sequence ATGAGCATCGCCCTCTCCCCCGCCGCCGCGGCCCGCGTTGCGACCATCGCGGCACGACAAGGCAAGACCGGGCTCAAGCTCCGCCTTTCCGTCGATGGCGGCGGCTGCGCCGGATTCCAGTACAAGTTCGGCCTCGATGACGCCGCCACCGACGACGATACCGAAGTCACCACCGACGGCGTTGGCCTGCTGGTCGACAGTGTCAGCCTGCCCTTCGTCGAAGGCGCGACCGTCGATTATGTCGAGTCGCTCGGCGGCGCCGCCTTCCAAGTGAAGAATCCGAACGCCGCCTCCAACTGCGGCTGCGGCACCAGCTTCTCGGTGTGA
- a CDS encoding sterol desaturase family protein, translating into MTISATLLKVAHAARPGIWNQRHHLDRMTLRQLVVAYFQYYAIQAYLLLAVVSAVVAFYNPPSLLAGSVAALFVVTAYPLIWYALHRWVLHGKWMWKSPLTARTWKRIHYDHHQDPNHLEILFGALYTTLPTIVVATVPVGWLIGGLGGAAVALCAGLLTTCVYEFVHCIQHLSYKPKNRVLAAMKARHMAHHFHDESGNFGITSFWPDRLFGTFYEREQRKLKSATVFNLGYTDEVARHYPWVAAMSDGVAKGHPRRRAAANEAANDSMPADSAA; encoded by the coding sequence ATGACGATCTCTGCGACATTGCTGAAGGTGGCCCATGCGGCGCGGCCGGGCATCTGGAACCAGCGGCATCACCTGGACCGCATGACCCTGCGGCAACTGGTGGTGGCCTATTTCCAATATTATGCCATCCAGGCCTATCTGCTGCTGGCGGTGGTGAGCGCGGTGGTGGCGTTCTACAACCCGCCGTCGCTGCTGGCGGGCAGTGTGGCGGCGCTGTTCGTGGTGACGGCCTATCCGTTGATCTGGTATGCGCTGCATCGCTGGGTGCTGCACGGCAAGTGGATGTGGAAATCGCCGCTGACCGCGCGCACCTGGAAGCGCATTCATTATGACCATCACCAGGACCCCAATCACCTGGAGATCCTGTTCGGCGCGCTCTACACCACGCTGCCGACGATCGTGGTGGCGACGGTGCCGGTCGGCTGGCTGATCGGTGGGCTGGGGGGCGCTGCGGTGGCATTGTGCGCCGGGTTGCTGACGACCTGCGTCTATGAGTTCGTGCACTGCATCCAGCATCTGAGCTACAAGCCGAAGAACCGGGTGCTGGCGGCGATGAAGGCGCGGCACATGGCGCACCATTTCCATGATGAGAGCGGCAATTTCGGCATCACCAGCTTCTGGCCGGACCGGCTGTTCGGCACCTTTTATGAGCGGGAGCAGCGCAAGCTGAAGAGCGCGACGGTGTTCAACCTGGGCTATACCGACGAGGTGGCGCGGCATTACCCGTGGGTGGCGGCCATGTCGGACGGGGTGGCGAAGGGGCATCCGCGGCGGCGGGCGGCGGCAAACGAGGCGGCGAACGACAGCATGCCGGCAGACAGCGCGGCGTGA